One stretch of Segatella copri DNA includes these proteins:
- a CDS encoding gluconate 5-dehydrogenase: MDFNKLFSLEGKVALVTGAAYGIGFAMAEAYAKAGAKIAFNCRSQHHMDQALADYKAKGIEAKGYICDVTDEEQVKNMVADIEKELGVIDILVNNAGIIKRIPMTEMSVDDFKQVIDIDLTAPFIVSKAVIPGMIKKGHGKIINICSMMSELGRETVSAYAAAKGGLKMLTRNICSEYGEYNIQCNGLGPGYIATPQTAPLRERQPDGSRHPFDSFICAKTPAGRWLEPEELTGPAVFLASDASNAVNGHILYVDGGILAYIGKQPK; this comes from the coding sequence ATGGACTTTAATAAACTATTCTCATTAGAGGGTAAAGTAGCCCTCGTTACAGGTGCCGCTTATGGTATCGGGTTTGCTATGGCTGAGGCTTATGCCAAAGCTGGTGCTAAGATTGCTTTCAATTGCCGCAGCCAGCACCACATGGATCAGGCTCTTGCAGATTACAAAGCAAAGGGTATTGAGGCAAAGGGTTATATCTGTGATGTAACAGACGAGGAACAGGTGAAAAACATGGTAGCTGACATCGAGAAGGAACTTGGTGTTATTGATATTTTGGTAAACAACGCAGGTATTATCAAGCGTATTCCTATGACAGAGATGTCTGTAGATGACTTCAAGCAGGTTATTGACATTGACCTCACTGCACCTTTCATCGTATCTAAGGCAGTTATCCCTGGTATGATCAAGAAGGGTCATGGTAAGATTATCAACATCTGCTCTATGATGAGCGAGCTGGGCCGTGAGACTGTTTCTGCATACGCAGCTGCCAAGGGTGGCTTGAAGATGTTGACACGTAACATCTGCTCAGAGTATGGTGAGTACAACATCCAGTGCAATGGCTTGGGCCCTGGTTACATCGCAACTCCTCAGACAGCACCTCTCCGTGAGCGTCAGCCAGATGGTAGCCGTCATCCATTCGACAGCTTTATCTGTGCAAAGACTCCTGCAGGTCGCTGGTTGGAACCAGAAGAGTTGACTGGTCCTGCTGTTTTCTTGGCTTCAGATGCTTCTAATGCAGTGAATGGTCACATTCTCTATGTAGATGGTGGTATCTTGGCATATATCGGAAAGCAGCCAAAATAA
- a CDS encoding FecR family protein, giving the protein MMKINKNEQEFVLKYFQPSKLDTRKALLKVKARVGIADEEVSHAATVSLRMRRIRWIAVAASILVIFTIGAYTLLQPKTVTLSADSEVVAYHLPDGTKVSLMPHSSLSYQEDDCRQVEMKGCIYYQVKHDEQHPFDVMGEHGHVRVLGTQFMVDERTDAPEVMVTSGKVLFTARNSEDGVFLIKGKRARLLKGAAQPELLADYDINDVAWATHRLHFDNTPLSEVLEELSKLSGTSYTASDESKRLTGDFDTNSIQQVIQVIEETLGVQIR; this is encoded by the coding sequence ATGATGAAGATCAACAAGAATGAACAGGAATTTGTGCTGAAGTATTTTCAGCCGAGCAAGCTGGATACCAGGAAGGCTTTGCTGAAAGTGAAGGCTCGGGTTGGCATCGCTGATGAAGAGGTTTCGCATGCTGCAACTGTATCTTTACGCATGCGTCGCATCCGCTGGATAGCTGTGGCTGCATCTATTCTGGTGATCTTCACCATAGGAGCCTATACGCTTTTGCAGCCAAAGACGGTGACGCTTTCTGCTGATTCAGAAGTAGTGGCGTATCATCTGCCTGATGGAACGAAGGTTTCGTTGATGCCTCATTCTTCTCTTTCCTATCAGGAAGATGATTGCAGACAGGTGGAGATGAAGGGCTGCATCTATTATCAGGTGAAGCATGATGAACAGCATCCTTTCGATGTGATGGGAGAGCATGGACACGTAAGAGTGCTCGGTACCCAGTTTATGGTGGATGAAAGAACGGATGCTCCCGAAGTGATGGTAACCAGCGGAAAGGTGCTTTTCACAGCTCGTAACTCTGAAGATGGTGTCTTCCTGATTAAAGGCAAGCGGGCACGTCTGTTGAAAGGGGCTGCCCAGCCAGAGTTGTTGGCTGATTACGATATCAATGATGTGGCATGGGCTACCCATCGCCTGCATTTCGACAATACTCCATTATCCGAAGTATTGGAGGAACTTTCTAAATTATCTGGTACAAGCTATACGGCTTCTGATGAGAGCAAGCGTCTGACGGGTGATTTTGATACGAATTCCATCCAACAGGTCATCCAAGTAATAGAAGAAACATTGGGTGTTCAGATAAGATAA
- a CDS encoding DUF4249 domain-containing protein, producing the protein MNTNHRRIKINVSWRWGLFFCLMSVVFSSCIDDFDVKKLQDTPRLVLYCFPTEGDTTLIVVTKSLPVSSFKGDIDTQSRLTVDASVVYKVNGMPQEVKRIENMKEAQSFSQVSDSWSLSTLIGQYYAVGKQKAGDKIEVQVSADGLSEVSASTSIPEKVDVNIGDIHLKEKSSDHDVYFSVDKLEATFSDPASTTDYYSVKVTRKQKYGNLKGVPKEGNRWQHDVYANNYQDYLNYLGREDEYEWCFDSLASNIVWPEMVTTSEPLINKKSELDYDFGFDEYKYFDDVYIFNDRTINGQTYTMHLEVNSNDSYWHTYDGWDRLFGFTYNVQLCKVTPEYYRFLKSINDAQSNSWADAGLMQVTPTYSNVKGGFGVVAGFNVCEASKYIAPLPSAPSDNQGGIYTK; encoded by the coding sequence ATGAATACAAATCATAGAAGAATAAAAATCAATGTAAGTTGGAGATGGGGACTGTTCTTCTGTTTGATGAGCGTTGTCTTTTCTTCTTGCATAGATGATTTTGATGTGAAGAAGCTGCAAGATACTCCCCGATTGGTACTTTATTGTTTTCCAACGGAGGGAGATACCACACTTATCGTTGTAACGAAAAGCTTGCCCGTTTCTTCTTTCAAAGGAGATATAGATACCCAATCACGTTTAACCGTGGATGCAAGTGTCGTATATAAGGTAAATGGAATGCCACAGGAGGTGAAACGTATCGAAAACATGAAGGAAGCGCAGTCCTTTTCTCAAGTTTCCGATAGTTGGTCTCTTTCTACCCTAATAGGACAGTATTATGCCGTAGGAAAGCAGAAGGCTGGAGATAAGATTGAGGTCCAGGTATCGGCAGATGGTCTCTCCGAGGTTTCTGCTTCGACTTCCATTCCCGAGAAGGTTGATGTAAATATAGGTGACATCCATTTGAAAGAGAAATCGTCGGATCATGATGTTTATTTCTCGGTAGATAAGTTGGAAGCGACTTTTAGTGACCCTGCTTCAACCACGGATTATTATTCTGTGAAGGTAACTCGCAAGCAGAAATATGGAAACTTGAAAGGTGTTCCCAAAGAAGGCAATAGATGGCAACATGATGTTTATGCTAATAATTACCAAGATTACCTTAATTATTTGGGTAGGGAGGATGAATATGAATGGTGTTTTGATAGTTTGGCATCAAATATTGTTTGGCCTGAGATGGTGACCACCAGTGAGCCATTGATTAACAAGAAGTCAGAGTTGGATTATGATTTCGGCTTTGACGAATACAAATACTTTGATGATGTTTATATCTTCAATGACCGGACGATAAATGGACAGACCTATACGATGCATTTGGAAGTGAACAGTAATGATTCTTATTGGCACACGTATGATGGTTGGGACCGTTTGTTTGGCTTTACTTATAATGTACAACTTTGCAAGGTTACTCCAGAGTACTATCGCTTCTTGAAGAGCATTAACGATGCGCAGAGCAATAGTTGGGCGGACGCTGGATTGATGCAGGTGACACCTACTTATTCGAACGTAAAAGGTGGTTTCGGTGTAGTGGCAGGATTTAATGTCTGTGAAGCATCGAAGTATATCGCCCCATTGCCATCGGCACCATCGGATAATCAAGGTGGAATATATACCAAATAA
- a CDS encoding TonB-dependent receptor, translated as MNKSTVMKGKEIIFALSILALPAPMLAGTPKMMVEAQTSTTIRQQMDWLHRIRKINFVYDSSLDGELNIKYNGPDIQHLSVKKALKALFEKTHILYNINANYVILKRKPVQQISTSYTNINHKVQQVQRRHTLSGYVRDESGESLINATIYDLTDGIGTTTNEYGFFSLTLPEGEHQLRFSYVGYADKVEKLNLSKDMHHNMALRVDGKLPEVVVDGDLNSPLLTTQTGKRSFSNKDIKTEFALMSSPDVVKTLQRVSGVAEGQELASGLYVHGGNGDENLYLIDGTPLYDTNHALGLFSSFNADVVKNVDFYKSGFPARYGGRLSSVVDVRTADGNMNQFHGAYRIGLLDASVQFEGPIRKGKTSYNIGMRRSWMDLLSRPLTKAFSDPDDKLSIGYYFMDLNAKVTHRFNDRSKIDLSLYHGKDSWDVKDDFDQSKADGYQPNQSYDKDLTKSQLDWGNFNVALNWNYLFSPKLFSNITAVYSHNRSKLYSFDDDRYINPSGENATSVTHLEHGYTSTIYDAGYRLAFDYRPNPRHHFRFGSDYTMHLFRPQTAMQLDYTGYEGNASAQVDTIRMNSSNRHVAHEWTVYAEDEININRNWSMNVGFNMGLFHISNKNFLNIDPRFALKYQLSNEVSLKASFTQMTQYVHKVSNSYLSLPTDYWVPTTRNLKPMRSYQFAAGIYAQPNRHWLLSFEGYYKLSKHLLQYSSWVGIEPPAEHWDSQVMDGKGLFYGVEADATYRTNHLTLSGSYTLSWNKRKYDDFYQDWYYDKFDNRHKLNLSLRYAFNKKVSCFAVWNYHTGNHATVPTQLAALPSLPGQEGKYYRNWWNSASYVYAIPNNLTLPAYHRLDLGFDFRHVTKHGHERIWNLSIYNAYCHLNSMYVKVDYNGVTQQFEAKNKGFIPIIPSFSYTIKF; from the coding sequence ATGAATAAAAGTACAGTTATGAAAGGTAAAGAGATTATTTTTGCGCTCTCAATTCTAGCCTTGCCAGCTCCAATGTTGGCAGGCACGCCGAAGATGATGGTGGAGGCTCAGACTTCTACCACCATCCGTCAGCAGATGGATTGGCTGCACCGCATCAGGAAAATCAACTTCGTCTATGATTCATCGCTTGATGGGGAATTGAACATCAAGTATAATGGACCAGACATTCAGCATCTTTCGGTGAAGAAGGCACTGAAGGCGCTTTTCGAGAAAACTCATATTCTATATAATATCAATGCGAACTATGTGATATTGAAGCGAAAACCCGTACAACAAATATCAACATCTTACACGAATATCAATCACAAAGTTCAGCAGGTTCAGCGTCGCCACACTCTCAGCGGATACGTCCGTGACGAGAGTGGCGAATCGCTGATTAATGCTACCATCTATGATCTGACGGATGGCATCGGTACAACTACCAATGAATATGGTTTCTTTTCGCTTACCCTGCCTGAAGGCGAGCACCAGCTTCGCTTTTCGTATGTGGGCTATGCCGACAAGGTAGAGAAGCTGAATCTCTCGAAAGATATGCATCATAATATGGCACTCCGTGTTGATGGTAAATTGCCTGAGGTGGTGGTAGATGGCGACTTGAACTCTCCGCTTCTGACCACACAAACCGGCAAGCGCTCCTTTTCGAACAAGGATATCAAGACAGAGTTTGCCCTGATGTCTTCACCGGATGTAGTGAAGACCCTGCAGCGTGTGAGTGGAGTGGCAGAAGGACAGGAGTTGGCAAGCGGACTCTATGTGCATGGCGGCAATGGCGATGAGAACCTTTATCTGATAGATGGTACTCCGCTTTATGATACGAATCATGCGCTGGGGCTTTTCTCCAGTTTCAATGCCGATGTGGTGAAAAACGTGGATTTCTACAAGAGCGGCTTTCCTGCACGATATGGTGGAAGATTGTCGTCGGTGGTGGATGTGCGTACAGCCGATGGAAACATGAATCAGTTTCATGGTGCCTATCGCATCGGACTGCTCGATGCCAGTGTGCAGTTTGAGGGACCTATCCGGAAAGGCAAGACCTCTTATAATATAGGTATGCGCCGTTCCTGGATGGATCTGCTGTCCCGTCCCTTGACCAAGGCTTTCTCTGATCCAGACGATAAACTCTCGATAGGTTATTACTTCATGGACCTGAATGCCAAGGTAACCCATCGTTTCAACGACCGTTCGAAGATAGACTTGAGTCTCTATCACGGAAAAGACAGCTGGGATGTGAAGGATGATTTTGATCAAAGTAAGGCAGATGGGTATCAACCCAACCAAAGCTATGACAAGGACTTGACGAAGTCGCAGCTGGATTGGGGAAACTTTAATGTTGCACTCAACTGGAACTACCTGTTCTCTCCGAAGCTCTTTTCAAACATTACAGCGGTGTATTCCCATAATCGTTCCAAGTTGTATTCCTTTGATGATGATCGTTATATCAATCCTTCGGGAGAGAATGCCACTTCTGTCACTCACTTGGAGCATGGTTATACCTCAACGATTTATGATGCGGGCTATCGTCTGGCATTCGATTACCGTCCGAACCCTCGTCATCATTTCCGTTTTGGAAGCGACTATACGATGCATCTCTTTCGCCCCCAGACAGCTATGCAATTGGATTATACTGGATATGAGGGAAATGCATCAGCCCAAGTTGATACCATCCGAATGAATAGTAGTAATCGTCATGTGGCGCATGAGTGGACGGTATACGCAGAGGATGAAATCAATATCAACCGCAACTGGAGTATGAATGTTGGCTTCAATATGGGCCTTTTTCATATCAGTAACAAGAACTTCTTGAATATCGACCCACGTTTTGCCCTGAAATATCAACTGAGCAATGAGGTGTCGCTGAAGGCTTCCTTTACTCAGATGACCCAGTATGTGCATAAGGTCTCTAACAGCTACTTGTCCTTGCCTACGGATTATTGGGTACCGACTACCCGAAATCTGAAGCCAATGCGTTCTTATCAGTTTGCGGCAGGAATCTATGCCCAGCCCAACCGCCATTGGCTTCTGTCGTTCGAAGGGTATTACAAGTTGTCCAAGCATCTGCTTCAATACAGCAGTTGGGTAGGCATAGAGCCGCCTGCTGAGCATTGGGATTCGCAAGTGATGGATGGCAAGGGGCTCTTCTATGGCGTTGAGGCTGATGCCACTTATCGCACCAATCATCTGACTTTGAGTGGTTCTTATACGCTCTCTTGGAACAAGCGAAAGTATGATGACTTCTATCAGGATTGGTATTACGACAAGTTTGACAACCGCCATAAGTTGAATCTGTCCTTGCGGTATGCGTTTAACAAGAAGGTGAGTTGCTTTGCGGTCTGGAACTATCACACGGGCAATCATGCCACGGTGCCAACCCAGTTGGCGGCATTGCCAAGCTTGCCAGGTCAAGAAGGCAAGTATTACAGGAATTGGTGGAATTCCGCCTCTTATGTCTATGCCATCCCCAATAATTTGACGCTTCCAGCTTATCATCGCTTGGACTTGGGATTCGATTTCCGTCATGTCACCAAGCATGGACATGAGCGCATTTGGAATTTGAGCATCTATAATGCTTATTGCCATCTCAACTCGATGTACGTCAAGGTGGACTATAATGGGGTTACGCAGCAGTTTGAGGCGAAAAACAAGGGATTTATTCCAATAATACCTTCATTTAGCTATACTATCAAGTTTTAA
- a CDS encoding RNA polymerase sigma-70 factor, with product MQEIDLIFQQYYRPLCLYATHYLHDIDEAEDVVQDCFVKLISRSIMPENIKAFLYISVRNACIDRLRCQSPIDTEISPTDLCGVISDDQAQESSFREAELWTAIELLPERCREIFLMSKRDGMTYREIAEELNLSEKTVEHQISKALKTLRGKKDDFLADFFYILPFIHGGFL from the coding sequence ATGCAAGAGATAGACTTGATATTTCAGCAGTATTATCGTCCGCTATGTCTTTATGCCACTCATTATCTGCATGATATCGATGAGGCTGAAGACGTGGTGCAGGATTGTTTTGTGAAATTGATAAGTAGAAGCATCATGCCGGAAAACATCAAGGCTTTCTTATATATCTCTGTGCGCAATGCCTGCATCGACCGGTTGCGCTGCCAGTCTCCGATAGATACGGAGATTTCTCCTACCGATTTATGTGGCGTGATTTCTGATGACCAAGCACAGGAAAGTTCTTTCCGGGAGGCAGAATTGTGGACGGCTATCGAGTTATTACCCGAACGATGCAGGGAAATCTTCCTGATGAGCAAGCGTGACGGAATGACTTATCGGGAGATAGCTGAAGAACTGAACCTGTCGGAAAAGACCGTGGAGCATCAGATTTCCAAGGCTTTAAAGACCTTACGAGGCAAGAAAGATGATTTTCTTGCAGATTTTTTCTATATTTTACCTTTCATCCATGGGGGTTTTCTGTAA
- the tyrS gene encoding tyrosine--tRNA ligase: MAKNFVEELKWRGMLAQIMPGTEEYLNTHMVSAYLGTDPTADSLHIGHLCGIMMLRHLQRCGHKPYLLVGGATGMIGDPSGKSQERNLLDSETLYHNQEAIKKQVSKFLDFDGNEPNKAELVNNYDWMKDFTFLDFARVVGKHITVNYMMAKDSVQKRLNGEARDGLSFTEFTYQLLQGYDFLYQYEKYGVRLQLGGNDQWGNMTTGTELIHRTLGNDAECFCLTCPLITKADGKKFGKTESGNIWLDRNRTTPYAFYQFWLNVSDDDAEKYIKIFTDLDKETIDALVEEHKQDPGRRVLQKRLAEEVTIMVHSQEDLDMAIAASNILFGKATKENLAQLDEATLNDVFANVPHYDLDKNLLGGTAVDLFNQEGMQIFPSKSEMRKLVKGGGVSLNKEKLNAFDQVITAEDLIDGKYLLVQKGKKNYFLITVK, encoded by the coding sequence ATGGCAAAAAATTTTGTTGAAGAATTGAAATGGCGTGGTATGCTGGCGCAGATAATGCCAGGTACTGAGGAATATCTCAACACCCACATGGTGTCTGCCTATCTCGGAACTGACCCTACTGCAGACTCTCTGCACATCGGTCACCTTTGTGGTATCATGATGTTGCGCCACTTGCAGCGTTGTGGCCATAAGCCTTATCTCCTCGTCGGCGGTGCCACGGGTATGATTGGCGACCCTTCTGGCAAGAGCCAGGAGCGCAATCTTCTCGATTCAGAGACTCTCTATCATAACCAGGAAGCTATCAAGAAGCAGGTATCTAAGTTCCTCGACTTCGATGGCAATGAGCCTAACAAGGCGGAGTTGGTGAACAACTACGACTGGATGAAGGACTTCACCTTCCTCGATTTCGCTCGTGTGGTTGGTAAGCATATCACTGTAAACTACATGATGGCGAAGGATAGCGTGCAGAAGCGCTTGAACGGTGAGGCTCGCGACGGCTTGTCTTTCACTGAGTTTACCTATCAGTTGCTCCAGGGCTACGACTTCCTCTATCAGTATGAGAAGTATGGTGTTCGTCTCCAGTTGGGTGGTAACGACCAGTGGGGTAACATGACTACCGGTACTGAGCTGATTCACCGCACATTGGGTAACGACGCAGAGTGCTTCTGCCTCACTTGTCCTTTGATTACCAAGGCAGACGGCAAGAAGTTCGGTAAGACAGAGAGCGGTAACATCTGGTTGGACCGTAACCGCACTACTCCTTACGCTTTCTACCAGTTCTGGTTGAACGTAAGCGATGACGATGCCGAGAAGTACATCAAGATCTTCACAGACCTTGACAAGGAGACTATCGATGCTCTCGTAGAGGAGCACAAGCAGGACCCAGGCCGCCGTGTACTTCAGAAGCGTCTGGCTGAGGAGGTTACCATAATGGTTCACTCTCAGGAGGATTTGGATATGGCTATCGCAGCCAGCAACATCCTCTTCGGTAAGGCTACCAAGGAGAACTTGGCACAGCTCGATGAGGCAACATTGAACGATGTATTCGCCAATGTTCCTCACTACGACCTCGACAAGAACCTGCTCGGTGGAACTGCTGTAGATCTCTTCAATCAGGAGGGCATGCAGATTTTCCCAAGCAAGAGCGAGATGCGCAAGCTCGTTAAGGGTGGTGGCGTTTCACTCAACAAGGAGAAGCTCAATGCATTCGACCAGGTAATTACTGCTGAAGACCTGATTGACGGCAAGTATCTTTTGGTTCAGAAAGGTAAGAAGAACTACTTCTTGATTACCGTTAAGTAA
- the yidD gene encoding membrane protein insertion efficiency factor YidD, which produces MKILFMIAHGMRKVLVWILILPILFYQKCITPYTPPSCRFQPTCSEYARQAILKHGPFKGLALAVWRILRCNPWGGSGYDPVP; this is translated from the coding sequence ATGAAGATTCTCTTTATGATTGCACATGGCATGAGAAAGGTGTTGGTATGGATTCTTATACTGCCGATATTGTTTTACCAGAAGTGTATTACTCCTTATACGCCACCTTCCTGTCGCTTTCAGCCCACTTGCTCAGAGTATGCGAGACAAGCCATCCTGAAGCATGGTCCCTTTAAGGGACTGGCTTTGGCTGTTTGGCGCATCTTAAGATGCAATCCTTGGGGTGGTTCGGGTTATGATCCCGTACCGTAA
- the rnpA gene encoding ribonuclease P protein component: MSTDRNKTFGKKEHLCKLTLIEQLFGGGAKAMTAWPMRMVFLLVDKKDEQAPSVQVLISVSKRYFKHAVKRNRVKRQIREAFRYQKQELETCMQNYVGKQLLVAFVWQTEQLQPSKLVSTKMTKLLDRLVDNIKEMQSETVMKESSL, encoded by the coding sequence ATGTCAACAGACAGAAATAAAACATTCGGAAAGAAAGAGCATCTATGTAAACTGACACTTATAGAACAGCTCTTTGGAGGTGGTGCTAAAGCAATGACGGCATGGCCTATGAGAATGGTGTTTCTTCTTGTTGACAAGAAAGATGAGCAAGCCCCTTCTGTTCAAGTTCTTATCAGTGTATCAAAGCGTTATTTTAAGCACGCAGTAAAGCGCAATCGGGTAAAGCGACAGATACGTGAAGCTTTTCGTTATCAAAAACAAGAGCTGGAGACTTGTATGCAGAATTATGTTGGAAAACAATTGCTTGTGGCTTTTGTTTGGCAAACAGAACAATTGCAGCCTTCAAAGCTGGTTTCAACCAAAATGACTAAACTTTTGGATAGATTGGTTGATAATATCAAGGAGATGCAATCTGAAACAGTCATGAAAGAGAGCAGTTTATGA
- a CDS encoding uroporphyrinogen-III synthase has protein sequence MIKKILVSQPKPASEKSPYFDIQAQYGVECVFRPFFKVEGLSSKEFRQQKINLLDYTAVVFTSRHAVDNYFKLAKEMRITIPEDMKYFCVIETIALYIQKYVQYRKRKVFFGDTGKIDGLMGQMARHKTEKYLVPLSSVHNDDIANLLDEKKLNHTECVMYRTVSNDFSEEEIKNFDYDMMLFFSPTGVKALKKNFPNFEQGNIAVGAFGPATAKTVEDEGLRLDLEAPNKAFPSMTGALADYLKRHNK, from the coding sequence ATGATAAAGAAAATTTTAGTTTCTCAGCCAAAACCTGCAAGTGAGAAGTCTCCTTACTTCGATATCCAGGCTCAATATGGAGTAGAATGCGTGTTCCGTCCATTTTTTAAGGTAGAGGGGCTCTCTTCTAAAGAATTCCGTCAGCAGAAAATAAATTTGCTTGACTATACTGCTGTCGTATTTACATCTCGTCATGCAGTAGACAACTACTTTAAATTAGCTAAGGAGATGCGTATCACAATTCCTGAAGATATGAAATATTTCTGTGTGATAGAGACTATCGCTCTCTACATCCAAAAGTATGTTCAGTATCGCAAGCGTAAGGTGTTCTTTGGTGATACAGGTAAAATTGATGGGTTGATGGGACAGATGGCTCGCCATAAAACCGAGAAATATCTGGTACCATTAAGCAGTGTTCATAATGATGATATTGCCAACTTGCTTGATGAGAAAAAACTCAATCATACAGAATGTGTAATGTATCGTACTGTAAGCAATGATTTCTCAGAAGAGGAAATCAAGAACTTCGATTATGATATGATGCTTTTCTTTAGCCCAACAGGTGTAAAGGCTCTGAAGAAGAATTTCCCTAATTTTGAACAAGGGAATATCGCTGTTGGCGCTTTTGGTCCTGCTACAGCAAAAACGGTTGAAGATGAGGGCTTACGCCTTGATCTGGAGGCTCCTAATAAAGCTTTTCCATCTATGACAGGTGCCTTGGCAGATTATCTGAAACGTCATAATAAATAG
- a CDS encoding DUF4271 domain-containing protein, with protein MVQQADSIQTDAALEAESQQQVLRQHSSQLTPKEVLSWLPKNATPAQQDSMIRAHIKPSEIHWSEMPDTLHLPGHKAGKSFRDVSLPQYYRESFFSKDSLFHPELKGGRLGVAGDPVPYTVAGDSFITSLLLVCFLLACIAFSKSKHFVIRQAKTFFRTPRIGTTEVTETSSEVRYQFFFVLQTCLLLAIGYFIYSKASISDTFIVDQYQVISIYAGCMGGYFLLKAFLYVISGWVFFEKKKNVQWLKAYLFLISCQGVALFPMVMLLSYFDFPLQIAVIYTLTILGLVKLLAFLKAYIIFFRRNGVFLQIFLYFCALEVIPLFALWGGLVLISHYLKINF; from the coding sequence ATGGTGCAACAGGCAGATTCGATACAGACAGATGCCGCACTTGAGGCTGAATCGCAACAGCAAGTGCTCAGGCAACATAGCAGCCAGCTCACACCCAAAGAGGTGTTGAGCTGGCTGCCTAAGAATGCAACGCCAGCTCAGCAGGACTCCATGATTAGGGCACATATCAAGCCCAGTGAGATTCATTGGAGCGAGATGCCGGATACATTACACTTGCCAGGACATAAGGCAGGTAAGAGTTTTAGGGATGTAAGTTTGCCACAATATTATCGTGAGTCATTCTTTTCAAAAGATTCTCTGTTTCATCCGGAATTAAAGGGTGGACGCTTAGGGGTGGCAGGTGATCCTGTTCCCTATACGGTAGCTGGTGATAGCTTTATTACTTCATTGCTGTTGGTCTGTTTTCTCTTGGCTTGTATAGCATTCTCTAAATCTAAGCATTTTGTTATACGCCAGGCAAAAACCTTCTTCCGTACTCCACGCATCGGTACAACAGAGGTGACGGAGACCAGTTCTGAAGTAAGATACCAGTTCTTCTTCGTGTTGCAGACCTGTCTTTTGCTGGCAATCGGGTATTTCATTTATTCGAAAGCATCTATCAGCGATACGTTTATCGTAGACCAATATCAGGTAATCAGTATATACGCTGGTTGTATGGGGGGCTATTTCTTGTTGAAGGCGTTCCTCTATGTGATTTCTGGTTGGGTATTCTTTGAAAAGAAAAAAAATGTACAATGGCTCAAGGCATACTTGTTCCTAATATCATGTCAAGGAGTGGCCTTGTTCCCAATGGTGATGCTTTTGTCGTATTTCGATTTCCCATTGCAAATTGCAGTGATATACACGTTGACTATCCTTGGATTAGTTAAATTGTTGGCTTTTTTGAAGGCTTACATTATCTTTTTTAGAAGAAATGGCGTGTTTCTGCAAATATTTTTGTACTTTTGTGCCCTTGAAGTGATACCCTTGTTCGCTCTTTGGGGTGGACTTGTGTTAATCAGTCATTATTTGAAAATAAACTTTTAA